The nucleotide sequence CATCTTCATTTGTCCAATATATAGCTTTCATTTTTACTAAATCTACAACACCTTCAAAATCTGCTTCAGCACCTATCGGGATTTGAATTGGTAATGGGTTTGTTCCTAATTTATCAACCATTGATTGAACAGCATTAAAGAAATCCGCTCCAAGTTTATCCATTTTATTCATATATGCAATTCTTGGAACATTGTATCTATCAGCTTGTCTCCATACTGTTTCTGATTGAGGTTCAACACCAACTTGCGCATCGAATACAGCAACTGCTCCATCTAATACTCTTAAAGCCCTTTCAACTTCAACTGTAAAGTCAACGTGCCCTGGAGTATCTATAATATTAATTCTGTGATCCTTCCAAAAACAGGTTGTAGCAGCTGAAGTAATTGTAATACCTCTTTCTTTTTCTTGTTCCATCCAGTCCATTGTTGCAGTTCCATCATCAACAGAACCCAACTTATGTTTTTTACCTGTATAGAACAAAATTCTCTCAGTTGTTGTAGTTTTTCCTGCATCTATATGTGCAATAATTCCTATATTCCTTGTCTTATTTAATGGATATAACCGCTCTTTCAAAACAATCCCTCCTCAAAAAATTACCAGCGGTAATGAGCGAAAGCCTTATTAGCTTCAGCCATTTTATGTACGTCGTCTCTCTTTTTAACAGCAGCACCAACACCATTATAAGCGTCAATTAATTCTTGAGCTAATTTTTCTTTCATTGGTCTTCCAGATTTATCTCTTGCAGCTTTAACAATCCATCTTAAAGCTAAAGAAATAGCTCTATCTTCTGGAACTTCAAATGGAACTTGGTATGTAGCACCACCAACCCTTCTTGGTCTAACTTCAATTAATGGTCTTACATTTTCTACTGCTTGATGATAAACTTCCAAAGGATCTTTTTCTAATTTTTCTTTTATTATATCAAACGCTCCATATACTATTGATTGTGCAATAGTTTTTTTACCATCTTTCATAATTCTTACTACTAATTTTGAAACTAAAGTATCATTATATATTGGATCAGGAGTTACTGGTCTTTTTGGCGCTCTTCTTCTTCTCATTTACTTACCTCCTTACTTCTTAGGTCTTTTTGTTCCATATTTACTTCTGCTTTGTTTTCTTCCTTCAACACCAGCTGTATCCAATGTTCCTCTAATAATCTTATATCTAACACCTGGCAAGTCTTTTACCCTTCCACCTCTTATCATAACATTTGAGTGTTCTTGTAAATTATGACCTTCACCAGGAATATATGCTGTAACTTCAATTCCATTTGAAAGTCTTACCCTAGCTATTTTTCTCAAAGCTGAGTTAGGTTTTTTAGGTGTCATTGTAGATACCCTTACGCAAACTCCTCTTTTTTGAGGATTACTTTGTAATGCTGGTGACTTTGATTTTTTCTTAATTTGCTTTCTTCCATGTCTTACGAGCTGATTTATAGTTGGCATAGTATTTTCTATTCCTCCTTTCAATATTTTAAAAAATACCAAGTGTATTTTACCGCAGGTCTTTTTAATTTTCAATTAAAATGTTGTGATGATTTTATTAAGTAACAATTATGTTAAGAAGTTTTTTTATTCGATTCCTTCTTTTTTGATAATCAATTTTTTTTTATATTTTTAAAAATCTTTTTAATACTACTTTTTAAAGTCCTTTTATTTTTTTATAATTATATTTTAAACGTTTTATTGGAATTTATATTTATTAATTTGTTACGATATAATTCACGCTCTTGGGTGTTTTATAATACCTACTATATTATAACACAATAACCGAGTATTTTCCATATATTTCTTCAACATTTTTTTTAAATTCATTATTATATTTTGAACTTAAAACAAATAATGCTCTTCTTTTTACCATTGGAATATCTACATATCCATCGGTAAAAATTATTATACCTTCTGGTCTAATGTTTTCTTCTAAATATTGAACAGCAGGTTCAAGATCCGTTTCTCCTTTCCCTTTTATTTCTATATTTTTCCAATCACCCTTACCATATCTCATAATATTTTGAACATCGTTATCGACCTGAACCAAATATATTCTTGAATCATATATCTTTGATAAGTTCTCTATTTCAGAAAAAAACATAGAATATTCTTCGTCGATTATAGAACCACTTGTATCTATAATTATCGCTATTTTAGCCCCAAAAAGACTTCTCCACCCAGGCTGCCCATCATATCTTCTATTAGGCCTTAATGGAGTTCTATATTTCTCAATAACAATAGAATTACCAAAAAATCTCCTAATTAAATCTTTCCAATCTTTTTTTGATTTATTAATTATTAATGATATAGGAACTTCTAAACCAGAGGGAATATCTCCTTTAGATTTTTCATATGTTTCAGTAACCACTTCACTTACTAAATCACTTACTATTTCATCCATTATCTCAAAATTTCCAAACTCTTCATGCGAATCAACTCTTCCCTCATCTATTAATTCTATGTCTGCTTTATTTGATTTTTCATAATACTCCATAATCCACTTATAATACTCTTCAGCTGTTTTATTAATATAATTTATAGGAGGACCAACAAAAAAATTTTCATTATCTGTACCACAACCTTCATCAAGTAGTGTGTCAAGCGGTACCGAAAAAGCATCCAATTCTCTTATTTGCTGATTAATAGCCGCATCCATTGCTAAATTCCATATTTTTTTATCTTTATTATTTTTTGACTTGATAAAAATATGCCCATGAATTATATGAAATATTTCATGTTTTAATATAGCTTTAGAAAACATTAACCCTTTTGCTTTTAATCTTCTAGGATTATATAATATCTTAAATCTACCATTTTTAGATATTGATAATTTTACTGTTCTTACATTTTCTGAAGGAATATTATCAAAATACATTTTTAGAAAATTATAAAAAATACTTTCTTTTCCTAATTCAATCCAAGCTTTCTCTAAGAGATCCTCCATTTCAACACCTCTATAATTTCATTTAGTCCTTTATTCTTTTTCTTATTTGCAATGTTATTATTATAATACCTATAATCTTCAGTAACATCAGATAATACTTCAATATTCTCTTCTTTTAAAATATTAATAAAATCATTTTTTGTGTATTTTTTTATATCTTTCATTTCTATTTCTAGTAAATACTTTTCATCAATATTATACTTTAAATCGTCTAATTCAATAAATTCATCCAATACAATTTCAGGATTTTCTTTTATTATATAACGCACCTTTATAATCATCTCTTTATTAAATAACTCATTAATATTTTTAGGAATATATTTCTTTTCTTTTTCTATTTTTTCATGTGGAATATTAGTATTTGCTTTATACGCATAGTTCCATTTTTTTATTAATTCATTATTTTTTAATATGATTTGTAATCTCACTCGTTCGATTTCATTTTTTTCATTTCTTAAATACCATTGTACAATACCTATTTTTTTCTTAGATCTATCTATTAATTTCTTAGCAACTTTATCATCAACAATATACTTTCTTTCAATTTCTATCATTTTTTTCATCCATCCTCTTTCTAGGATTTAATATTTTTAAATATAACGGTAAATTAATTTCTCTTCTTTTAAATAATGAAGGGTTTGATAATAACCAACTTTTATATCTTATTGGTTTTTCAAAAGCTTCAACACTTGTTAAATGTAATAATGCATATATTCTCAACAGAAATCCAAATAATATCAAAAATTGTATTCCATGATATTTATCACCTAGTATGTAAAATGTTTTATCTTTCAAAAAATTACCTAATATACCCCCTATACTAGAGGATATTATCGCCGTTATTCCTGAAACAAGAGCATATGCTCCAATGTAATTTTCAGCAGGCTCAGAAACTGTTTCTAATAACAAGTTAAAAAAAGTTAAATTTATAGCAGCCCATGCAAATGCTGAAAAAATACCGTCTAATAGTATCAAACTATGATAATTATATTCCGTCATAACAAAATATAATAATGGAGCTATAGTTGCTAACGAGATTCCTATCATTAAAATATTCTTGTTACCATACTTATCACTTAATCTACCATAAAAAGGATATAATATCATAGTTATAATTCCTGATATAACACTTATATTTCCTAAAAAACTTGTTTTTACACCTAATATCGCTATTTGCAAATATGAAAAATACGGTCTAGTCATTTCGATAGCAAATGTCCAAATAGCCACAAAAATCAAAAAATGCAAAAATCTCTTATCTCTAAATGGTTTTTTTAAATTTATCTTAGCTACATTTTCTTTCATTTCGGGAATTTGATGAAATAAAAATAATATAATTGTTGTTATCGAAAACACCCCTACTAAAGAGGTTACTAATAATATTCCAATCTTTTTATTTGGAAAGTCTAAAAATCTCGAATATATAAAGGTTACTAATATCCCAATAGCGGATGAAAATACATTTCTAACTCCAAAATATTTTCCTCTTTCTTCAAAAGGAACTAATTCTCTCATTGAAGCAGTCCATATATTGCTTATAAACGTACCGAAAAGAGAATATATAGTCATTATAAAAACAAATATCCATGAATTTTTAATATCAAAAAATACAGCTATTGGTAAAAGGATTAATGAACCTCTTCCAATTATAGAAACAAAAATTAAACTTTTTTTCCTATTACCAAATAATTTATACCAAAAGGGTGTAAATATTTGAAACATTTGAGAAAAAACCGGAAAAGATGAAATTAAAGATATCTGAAAAGGATTAGCATTAAAATATAATGCTATTGAAATTATAATAAATGTCTGAGTAGCTACAAAAAAAGCATTAAAAAACATTGCTTCTACTATTGACAATTTTAATGTTCTAGATAATTTAAATTTAACCATCCCCTTTATTATTTTATATAAATATTATATCATTTTATATCATTAAATGATATATCATTTTATAGAATACTTTGACCATTTTAATTAAAAAATCCCAAGAGAAATCTCTTGGGAGAATTTTAATTTTGATATAAGACATAAGCAGCTAATGGTTCTAAAACTATTAAATTTTCAACGGTTTCTAATACATTAATACCTGATTTTTTATCATTTACAACAACATTCCATTTTCCTTTAGGTAAATTAAATTGAACTTTTGATGAATTTGCATTATAAATAACCAAAATATTTTTCCATGTATCATTATTAGCGTTATTTTTAATAATATAAGCAACCATCCTTTTTTTAGGTGTATTTATAAACTCAATATGTTCTTTAATCATTTCAGCATCAGTCATTCTAAATGCAGGATGCTCTTTTCTTAATTCTATTAACCCTACATAATATTCAAATATATCATAATATTTTTCTTTTCTTGACCAATCAAAAACATTTGGTTTTTCTTTATTATATGGATTATGATCTCCATTTTTGGTTCTTGCAAAATCAACTCCACCATGTAAGAATGCTATACCTTGCGATGTTAAAATTATGGCATTAGAAAATTTTTGAGATTTCTTTAATAAATTTTCAACTTCTGATGGAATACTTTCTTTCCATGGTTCATACCCTAAAGCCAATGCGTTTTTATCCCACAATGTATTATTATCATGATTTGATACATAATTTATTGTCTCCTCAGGATCGCTAGCCCACAATCTAATTCTAGAATCATATTCAATAGATCCTACAACTCCTCTTTTTATTTTTATTTCTTTACCTAAGGATCCTAATCCAAATCCTTTAACTTTAGCGTCAAAAACACTACCTCTAATTGCATTTCTAATGTCATCATTAAAAACTGCAACTTTTAAACCTTTTTGATCTCCTTTTCCAAATAACAACTTCCCTCCACCTGTCCAAGGTTCTCCATATATTAATATGGAATCATCTATATTATGCAATTCTTTGGTAATTAATTCAATAGTATCTTTATCTATTAAACCCATTAAATCAAATCTAAAACCATCTATATGATACTCATTTGCCCAATACTTTACAGAATCTACAATAAACTTTCTAACCATAGGCCTTTCTGTAGCAATTTCATTACCAACACCAGATCCATTTGTATAATGCCCTGTATCATCTGTTCTATAATAATAATATGGAACAGTTTGATCAAATGCAGAACCTTCACCAACAACAGCTGTGTGATTATAAACCACGTCTAAAATTACTCTAATATTATTTTCATGGAATTTTTTTATCATTTCTTTTACTTCTTTTATTCTAGAATTAGGGTCAAATGGATTAATAGAATAAAAACCGTCAGGAACATTATATAATTTCGGATCATATCCCCAACCATATTGCTCTTTAAATTTAGTTTCATCAATAAAATATATATCTTGAATAGGCATAATATGAACATGAGTTATACCCAATTCTTTTAAATGTTCTAAACCAGTTTTTACTCCACCTGGACCAACAGTATTTTCTTGTACTAAACCTAAATACTTTCCTCTCAATTCTTCTTTAACACCTGAATTCTTATTTATTGTAAAATCCTTTACATGAATTTCATATATAATTGCATCCTCCGGATTAATAAAAATCGGTTTAATATCTTTATCCCAATTTTCAGGATTTGTATCTTTAAGATCTATAACTGCTGATTTTTCCGAATTAACAGATACCGCTATTGAATAAGGATCCACCGTTTCTCTGTATTTGCCATATGAAAAAAATCTATATTTGTAATACATTCCTTTTAAGTCACCATTTACTTTAACAAACCATACTCCTTCTTTAGATTTTTCCATCTTATATATTTTATCCGGAATTATTGAGTTATAGTCTTTGTACAATAATAGTTCTGCATTTTTTGAAATAGGAGACCATACTTTAAATATTGTATTGTTTTTTGAATAAGTAATTCCTAAATCATTGCCATTATAATAAAAATTATCTAAAATTCCTCTCATTATTACATTTTTTTCTACATAGTTTTCTAATTTCACTTTTAAGTTTAAATCAACATTATAAAATGGTTCATTTAGAACTATTTTAATTTTATTTGTTTTTGAAATATCAGTTGGATCTAATTTAACAACATCTTTTATACTTAATTCTTTTCCTTCAGAAAATACATGAACCTTTCCTTTCCAATCATTTATATCAAAAGGTGTTGTTAAATATAACTTTATTTCAGTAGAAGAATCCATTATAGCACTCAAAATTCTAGGACTTATATCAATATCTTCCGCTTTTGTATAAGGCTCTTCTACACTAGTTACAACCCATATTTCAGCTACTCCCGTATCAGGAATCTTAACAAATCTATCTTTAGATACATCTTTTGCTTGCCATTCATTTAAACGAACTATGTAACCTAACTCAGAATGTTTTTCATTTAATACAATAATAGCATATGGACCAAACTCATCTTTACCAGTAAAGTTATATGCATGTCCCTCTAATGATTCCGGTTTATGAGGCCAAACCCATAAATTCCATCCATTATAATTGTTGTCAAAACGATGGTAATGTAAAATTAAAACCGTTTTACCTCCAAAATCTTCAGCAGTCTTACCTAAACCGTATTCTGGAAAATTTGCAAAGAATAAAATTGAAATAAATAACAATATAACAGTTAATAATATTTTTCTCATAAAATCCCTCCTTCAATTAAATTATAACAATGAAGTTAATTTATATAAATTAAATAATTAGTTATAAATACAAATTATAATAAATTATAGCAAATTATTATTATATATAATAAAAAATCTATGTATAATAATAAAAAAAGCTCCCTTTTAGGGAACTTTTTATTTTTTTTATAATATGATATAATATTACGTTCTAATTATGGTATAATAATTTTTGCAAAGCAAAAATAAAAGCCGGCTAATGCCGGCTCTGGCTGGGGCGGATGGATTCGAACCACCGAATAACGGAGCCAAAATCCGCCGCCTTACCGCTTGGCCACGCCCCAATCACAGTAATTATTATATCATATTTTTTCATTTTGTCAACATCTTCATGTTTCTAAAATAAAATAAGATTATTACAAAAAAATAAATTAACAAGGAGGAATAGTATGAGATTTGAACTTAATATTAAAAATAATCTAATATATGTAGAAAAAGGAACAACATATTTAGAAGCCATAAAAGATATAGATCATCCTTTGAAAATATTAGCTGTAAAACATAATAATAATATAAAAGAATTAGGAAAAATTATTGAAGACTCTGGAAAAATAGAACTTTTAGATATTTCTACTATTGATGGTTTTAGAATATATCAAAGAGGAGTTTTATTTCTATTATATATGGCATTAAAAGAATTATATCCTGAAGATAAGCTTTTTGTTCACCATTCAATAGGCGATGGACTATACTGCGAATTAAAAAGTGGCAAACCTTCACAAAAAAAACTTGAAATTTTAAAAGAGAAAATGTTAGAATATGTAAAAAAGGATTTGCCTTTTAAGAAAAATACAATTAATAAATTTAAAGCAATGAAAATGTTTGAAAATATTGGATTAAAAGATAAATCCGATTTATTTAAATATAGAAAAAAAGATAAGGTTAATATATATATTTGTGATAAATATTTTAATTATTTTTATGGTTACATGCCTCCATCTACTGGTTATACTGATCAATTTGATTTAATTGCTATAGATGATGGATTTGTAATTATACACCCAACGCCAAAATCACCAAATAAAGTACCTGAATATAAGCATTTCCCTAAATTATCATATACATTTAATGAATATAAAGAATGGTTAAAAATATTAGAAGTAAGTACAGTTGGAGAATTAAATGAATTAATATCAAAAGGGCCAAATGAAGTTGTAGAATTAATTCGTGTATCAGAAGCTCTTCATGAAAAAAAATATGCTCAAATTGCAGATGATATTATTAAAAGAAAAGGAGTTAAAATAATTTTAATAGCTGGTCCTTCGTCATCAGGAAAAACCACATCAGCTAAAAGATTATCATTGCAATTAAAAGTTAATGGTTTAAAACCTATCCCTATATCTTTAGATGATTATTTTGTAGATAGAGAAAAAACACCGAGAGATGAAAATGGAAATTATGATTTTGAGTCTATACATGCATTGAATTTAGATCTATTTAATATTCATTTAAAAAAATTATTAAATGGCGAGGAGATAGAATTACCAAGATTTGATTTTGTTCATGGAAAAAGTATTCCAAGCGGAAACAAAATCAAAATTGAAGATGACCAGGTCCTTATAGTAGAAGGAATACATGGTTTAAATGAAACATTAACTGCTAGTATCCCAAGGGATTTTAAATATAAAATATATGTAAGCGCGTTAACACAAATGAATTTAGATTCTATGAATAGAATAACTACAACAGATACAAGGTTAATAAGAAGAATTGTAAGAGATTTTAAATTTAGGGGACATTCTGCTTTGGCAACTTTAAAAATGTGGCCAAGTGTTAGAAGGGGTGAAGAAAGAAATATATTCCCATATCAAGAAGAAGCTGATATAATGTTTAATTCAAATTTAATATATGAACTTTCTGTATTAAAAATATTTGCTGAACCTTTATTATTATCTGTTAATAATTCTCATCCGGAATACTCGGAAGCTAAAAGATTATTAAAGTTTTTAGATTATTTCCTACCTATAACAGAGTTAGAAGAAATACCAAGAAAATCTATTATTAGAGAATTTATAGGAAGAAGTACATTTAAATATTAATTGAAGGGAGCGATTTTTTTGTCAAAAAAATTGAAAGGCATTATTACTATTCTACTCATTATTTTTTCATTTGCATTGTTATGGGCAAATACTAACAATACAAAGGATGTTGAAAAACTATATTTGGAAAAATTCCAAGAACCAATTTATACCTTGTTATATTATATTAATAATATATATTATGAAAAAAATGATGTTAATTATGATAAAGTTTTAGATTCTACACTTAAAGGATTAGTTGATGGATTAAACGATCCTTTTGCTTGGTACTTAGATTCTCAACAAGTTACAGAAAGTAAAATTGAAGAATCTGGAGAATATGGTGGTTTAGGTATTT is from Marinitoga sp. 38H-ov and encodes:
- the rpsG gene encoding 30S ribosomal protein S7, whose protein sequence is MRRRRAPKRPVTPDPIYNDTLVSKLVVRIMKDGKKTIAQSIVYGAFDIIKEKLEKDPLEVYHQAVENVRPLIEVRPRRVGGATYQVPFEVPEDRAISLALRWIVKAARDKSGRPMKEKLAQELIDAYNGVGAAVKKRDDVHKMAEANKAFAHYRW
- the rpsL gene encoding 30S ribosomal protein S12, with amino-acid sequence MPTINQLVRHGRKQIKKKSKSPALQSNPQKRGVCVRVSTMTPKKPNSALRKIARVRLSNGIEVTAYIPGEGHNLQEHSNVMIRGGRVKDLPGVRYKIIRGTLDTAGVEGRKQSRSKYGTKRPKK
- a CDS encoding VWA-like domain-containing protein encodes the protein MEDLLEKAWIELGKESIFYNFLKMYFDNIPSENVRTVKLSISKNGRFKILYNPRRLKAKGLMFSKAILKHEIFHIIHGHIFIKSKNNKDKKIWNLAMDAAINQQIRELDAFSVPLDTLLDEGCGTDNENFFVGPPINYINKTAEEYYKWIMEYYEKSNKADIELIDEGRVDSHEEFGNFEIMDEIVSDLVSEVVTETYEKSKGDIPSGLEVPISLIINKSKKDWKDLIRRFFGNSIVIEKYRTPLRPNRRYDGQPGWRSLFGAKIAIIIDTSGSIIDEEYSMFFSEIENLSKIYDSRIYLVQVDNDVQNIMRYGKGDWKNIEIKGKGETDLEPAVQYLEENIRPEGIIIFTDGYVDIPMVKRRALFVLSSKYNNEFKKNVEEIYGKYSVIVL
- a CDS encoding MFS transporter, which produces MVKFKLSRTLKLSIVEAMFFNAFFVATQTFIIISIALYFNANPFQISLISSFPVFSQMFQIFTPFWYKLFGNRKKSLIFVSIIGRGSLILLPIAVFFDIKNSWIFVFIMTIYSLFGTFISNIWTASMRELVPFEERGKYFGVRNVFSSAIGILVTFIYSRFLDFPNKKIGILLVTSLVGVFSITTIILFLFHQIPEMKENVAKINLKKPFRDKRFLHFLIFVAIWTFAIEMTRPYFSYLQIAILGVKTSFLGNISVISGIITMILYPFYGRLSDKYGNKNILMIGISLATIAPLLYFVMTEYNYHSLILLDGIFSAFAWAAINLTFFNLLLETVSEPAENYIGAYALVSGITAIISSSIGGILGNFLKDKTFYILGDKYHGIQFLILFGFLLRIYALLHLTSVEAFEKPIRYKSWLLSNPSLFKRREINLPLYLKILNPRKRMDEKNDRN
- the pulA gene encoding type I pullulanase, with the translated sequence MRKILLTVILLFISILFFANFPEYGLGKTAEDFGGKTVLILHYHRFDNNYNGWNLWVWPHKPESLEGHAYNFTGKDEFGPYAIIVLNEKHSELGYIVRLNEWQAKDVSKDRFVKIPDTGVAEIWVVTSVEEPYTKAEDIDISPRILSAIMDSSTEIKLYLTTPFDINDWKGKVHVFSEGKELSIKDVVKLDPTDISKTNKIKIVLNEPFYNVDLNLKVKLENYVEKNVIMRGILDNFYYNGNDLGITYSKNNTIFKVWSPISKNAELLLYKDYNSIIPDKIYKMEKSKEGVWFVKVNGDLKGMYYKYRFFSYGKYRETVDPYSIAVSVNSEKSAVIDLKDTNPENWDKDIKPIFINPEDAIIYEIHVKDFTINKNSGVKEELRGKYLGLVQENTVGPGGVKTGLEHLKELGITHVHIMPIQDIYFIDETKFKEQYGWGYDPKLYNVPDGFYSINPFDPNSRIKEVKEMIKKFHENNIRVILDVVYNHTAVVGEGSAFDQTVPYYYYRTDDTGHYTNGSGVGNEIATERPMVRKFIVDSVKYWANEYHIDGFRFDLMGLIDKDTIELITKELHNIDDSILIYGEPWTGGGKLLFGKGDQKGLKVAVFNDDIRNAIRGSVFDAKVKGFGLGSLGKEIKIKRGVVGSIEYDSRIRLWASDPEETINYVSNHDNNTLWDKNALALGYEPWKESIPSEVENLLKKSQKFSNAIILTSQGIAFLHGGVDFARTKNGDHNPYNKEKPNVFDWSRKEKYYDIFEYYVGLIELRKEHPAFRMTDAEMIKEHIEFINTPKKRMVAYIIKNNANNDTWKNILVIYNANSSKVQFNLPKGKWNVVVNDKKSGINVLETVENLIVLEPLAAYVLYQN
- a CDS encoding nucleoside kinase, with the protein product MRFELNIKNNLIYVEKGTTYLEAIKDIDHPLKILAVKHNNNIKELGKIIEDSGKIELLDISTIDGFRIYQRGVLFLLYMALKELYPEDKLFVHHSIGDGLYCELKSGKPSQKKLEILKEKMLEYVKKDLPFKKNTINKFKAMKMFENIGLKDKSDLFKYRKKDKVNIYICDKYFNYFYGYMPPSTGYTDQFDLIAIDDGFVIIHPTPKSPNKVPEYKHFPKLSYTFNEYKEWLKILEVSTVGELNELISKGPNEVVELIRVSEALHEKKYAQIADDIIKRKGVKIILIAGPSSSGKTTSAKRLSLQLKVNGLKPIPISLDDYFVDREKTPRDENGNYDFESIHALNLDLFNIHLKKLLNGEEIELPRFDFVHGKSIPSGNKIKIEDDQVLIVEGIHGLNETLTASIPRDFKYKIYVSALTQMNLDSMNRITTTDTRLIRRIVRDFKFRGHSALATLKMWPSVRRGEERNIFPYQEEADIMFNSNLIYELSVLKIFAEPLLLSVNNSHPEYSEAKRLLKFLDYFLPITELEEIPRKSIIREFIGRSTFKY